aatactatacatgtttgtgtttttatcgccgcaggttactgctagttgtatttgtttcggtgcgatataaatccatgtgcccggttgttgtaattctatcaggatcgtgtgtttcagtgtcatgattcgtattttacaattgttcggtttttgcgtcaattttgtgtacaactgtacttcgcagggtccgtatggtatcgctttgaacattggatggtttgaggtgcagagatatagctcgtttatagttttacattctgttaggtcttctttgcttagttgtatgtaatcttgcaccgaggtgtcgagtaccacgtatgagtcgaggggttctatatacgcgtagaacgaatcgtttacctttgtgggtaccgggtgtaccttgcttaatttgaatttctttgcgctcaacaatgggatatctagtactacggtaattgatttcgtatccgaaaatgcggaaagtgtaaggatgtcgtataggacgtgcatattttctagttttattccgatcgggaagtctaatccttgcgggatgtgagcgagtgctgaagtgaggtatgttatgatttgtgccggtggcattaattgtgggttaaggactcctttctttatatccattatgaattctaacaagtcttgtgtgtcacgcaggagtgtttccgcgacgctatttattagtatgaggttttcgtctattgtctctcgaaatctagtaatgtcagtcgtctgttgtagtaagtattgaatttgccaagttgcgtttaaaagggttttttcattttcttgtacgttgtgtatagtttcatttagaagttcggcgttagctcttacaatttgcatttgccctttgattgtattctttaatctaCTGTCTTGTCTTTTTAAGAAGCCTATTTGGTCGTTGATTAtctttctgtcttcggaatccattagtccgaagagtgatttgcctatgtaacctaatccgtctattagcccgcgacgctgttttggtgcggagcttatggtttgttggacgtaagtaaggaatttggttacgcggtctactttgctttgaattttcgtgccaaacgttttacagaatttttgtaagttattagtagaaggtgttttacactgagcaagtatgtcatatagtgctgcctggagatttgattcgcgtcggtaaatgtacgatatgtctaagtgtagtattagtttccaactatcccggtaaatctgtagatcgcctaagttttcgaagtaaatgcccgggtgatcttgaaattcttttatagcgaagtctgtgtcgggggttgttcctcctatgagtagtgtcgtcaattgtaggacggtaatcctgtaaaatataatgtcgaggtgtagtcgacgcatctttctgttcgtcgcgaagtctcttatcttgcgtgcgcgagataaaattttgttaacgtaaggcagttcttccttgcaagagactcgattgtctcgtcgcttctcattccgttgtgatcagttgcgacatcatgttgcgtttcttaagccttcctcgcgagctcgcgctgtttttactggtacgtttagtgcaagttgttgggtgttttgtgttttggtggaagtgcgtagggtttttataattggtttcctcttttcttaaatttttagtctttggaatatccggcgccgtccgggtttatgagtattgggtacaggcgggcggtgcgggagtaccgctcggcgcggcgtcaaatcgccgccgaaaacgctgaatggttggacgcggaggacgcgtgggggatacgggcactttacggtgagtatcaaatgtttttgtcggttaggtgttttttgtttctagtgcaattttctaatttggttattccgcgtctggttattgttccagaacgtcatggcgatcgttttccggaacccttcacgcggccaggtccgtggtttctattataggcgcgcttgggggtgacacacacacacatattaatttggactcatatatcctaaattgaataaaatttttctcccccccttttttttttcaatagtttgtctgcgtaccgttactttccttcactactgcgaccgtttccttgttcctgtcctattctatgaagtgttttaaccggtttgcgtgtacgcggcgcgtttttcgtccctttcctatagtgtagttattattgtcgtgcgtgttttgaattgagtagggtcctatccacgcgggtgttagttttttcgatcgtccgcgtctcactgtctcgtcgtgtaggagtacttgctccccaattttgaaaaatttgttagctgtccttttatcatattgcctttttgacttgtccttattgatccctatagtttcgcgcgcgatgctattcgtggaccgtagtctttcgcgtaattcttcagcgtatttgtcgtaggtgtatgttagttgcggtgcttggtttaatgaggttggtaaggaagcttgtcttccgaaaacgagttcgtagggcgtgtagctagtagacgtgtgaggggtagtattgtatgtgaacatcgcgtacggtagccattcatcccagtcagtctggtcttctgcgatatagttctttaaatattctgccagcgtgcggtggcttctttctagcgctccgttcgattgggggtggtaggctgtagtttggattttgtcgatttttagtaacctacatacgtttttaaagacttggcttagaaaattagttccttgatctgttagtactcgctgcggaatgccgtattcgcaaattattttagtaacgaattctctagctacggtatccgcttcttggttctcgaggggtatggccttactgaatttggttaaaagatcttgaaaggttaatatgtatttgtttcgtctgccggtctcgggtaaaggtcctacgatgtctagtgcgcatttctcgaatggttccgtgggagtgtctgtaataaccatgggggttttggttattctcgatagcttatttctttggcatttttcacatctagagatgtgcttttctacgtcttgtcgcattcctggccacgaatgatttaattttatgcgttctagggtccgttttacccctaagtgtccacccagaggtgtgtcgtggaattcgcgtagcactcgaagtttttcgtcctccgtgtatgttgcgt
The DNA window shown above is from Andrena cerasifolii isolate SP2316 unplaced genomic scaffold, iyAndCera1_principal scaffold0919, whole genome shotgun sequence and carries:
- the LOC143378184 gene encoding uncharacterized protein LOC143378184, which produces MWLRAALITVLQLTTLLIGGTTPDTDFAIKEFQDHPGIYFENLGDLQIYRDSWKLILHLDISYIYRRESNLQAALYDILAQCKTPSTNNLQKFCKTFGTKIQSKVDRVTKFLTYVQQTISSAPKQRRGLIDGLGYIGKSLFGLMDSEDRKIINDQIGFLKRQDSRLKNTIKGQMQIVRANAELLNETIHNVQENEKTLLNATWQIQYLLQQTTDITRFRETIDENLILINSVAETLLRDTQDLLEFIMDIKKGVLNPQLMPPAQIITYLTSALAHIPQGLDFPIGIKLENMHVLYDILTLSAFSDTKSITVVLDIPLLSAKKFKLSKVHPVPTKVNDSFYAYIEPLDSYVVLDTSVQDYIQLSKEDLTECKTINELYLCTSNHPMFKAIPYGPCEVQLYTKLTQKPNNCKIRIMTLKHTILIELQQPGTWIYIAPKQIQLAVTCGDKNTNMYSIKDSGIITIRNKCTITTAEFTIETGKQYGIEKTWNYLPGYNLTLDEITFPQTTVNSYRHTNFELKRIIKHPEELNKVSKKFEDLQNDLEKPEIIPTEYHYSFFTLSSVTGFITTTLCMFALYKCIVRCKAKTPRHCTTDNTSRDKTTQKPEAIIKIVSKEETSSTNSL